In Sinorhizobium sojae CCBAU 05684, a single window of DNA contains:
- a CDS encoding ThiF family adenylyltransferase translates to MSIWWLNNTVRVAREKEAVENLAIENEWFVFDRWEIHDYKFAAAGSIVAHGATYPVRLVYPDNFPLVPAWVEPQDPEAKWSYHQYGKGGAFCLELRPDNWTSRASGADVLRSAFGLLNLENPLGDGEKGKVTSAHNVGEIQKYNWGESPVFIGHECLERLLKGDIQDVHALRWSASDKVWPIFLSDSIDREGVQRPPSVDLDTWRFPVPVALVSGKVPDGLPLERTAFTSTLWESSPVEGEVHFVTVFIEDDGINVFHVLSDNAYHRKVYILPPETGLRSGRAPSSQGKKVAIVGAGSVGSKVAEMLLRSGIDTLRIFDGDVFLPGNLERHVLDWRDVGYHKVHGLKRRLLHIVPGANIMTVDQNLNWQKSASTNAAHFDLITACDIIVDAAGDPATSMLLGALAFENQKPFVSVEVFEGGIGALVAPSVPKRNAAYTLGREALLNWTDEKGRVVPLSAGDRAYEAISHNGEIIVADDAAISMAASHAARVVLDILDDKLDDFRWLLIGFRKEWAFDMHGHVIALDVGGPSEWNSNTEDAEAQKFVIEIAGELLDALKAFTQ, encoded by the coding sequence ATGAGCATCTGGTGGCTTAACAACACCGTCCGCGTTGCTCGGGAAAAAGAAGCGGTAGAGAACCTGGCGATCGAAAACGAGTGGTTCGTTTTCGATCGCTGGGAGATACACGATTACAAGTTTGCGGCTGCCGGTTCGATCGTCGCGCACGGCGCCACCTATCCCGTCCGTCTCGTTTATCCGGACAACTTTCCGCTCGTGCCCGCCTGGGTGGAGCCGCAGGACCCTGAAGCGAAATGGTCCTATCACCAGTACGGCAAAGGCGGTGCGTTTTGTCTCGAACTGCGCCCCGATAACTGGACGTCCCGCGCTAGCGGGGCAGATGTTCTGCGTAGTGCCTTTGGCTTGCTCAACCTCGAGAACCCTTTGGGAGACGGGGAGAAGGGCAAGGTTACCTCGGCTCATAATGTAGGTGAGATCCAGAAATATAACTGGGGCGAGTCACCGGTCTTCATCGGGCATGAATGCCTTGAACGGCTCTTGAAGGGCGACATTCAAGACGTTCACGCACTGCGGTGGTCGGCCTCGGACAAAGTTTGGCCCATCTTTCTCAGCGACTCCATTGACCGTGAGGGTGTTCAGCGGCCACCATCGGTGGATCTGGACACTTGGCGGTTTCCCGTGCCCGTAGCTCTGGTAAGTGGGAAAGTGCCCGATGGTCTTCCTTTAGAGCGAACCGCCTTCACATCCACTCTCTGGGAGAGTTCGCCCGTGGAAGGCGAAGTGCACTTCGTAACTGTGTTCATCGAAGATGATGGCATCAACGTCTTCCATGTGCTTTCGGATAATGCCTATCACCGCAAGGTCTATATCCTGCCTCCCGAAACGGGTCTGCGCTCCGGTCGTGCACCGTCTTCACAAGGCAAAAAGGTTGCCATTGTCGGGGCCGGTTCGGTGGGCTCGAAAGTTGCGGAAATGCTGTTGCGTAGCGGGATCGACACCCTGCGCATCTTCGATGGCGACGTGTTCCTGCCGGGCAATCTGGAGCGCCATGTTCTCGACTGGCGGGACGTCGGATATCACAAGGTCCATGGGCTAAAGCGCCGGCTTCTGCATATCGTCCCGGGCGCAAATATCATGACCGTTGACCAGAACCTGAACTGGCAGAAATCAGCTAGCACCAACGCGGCTCATTTCGATCTGATCACGGCCTGCGACATCATCGTGGATGCCGCCGGCGATCCTGCGACTTCGATGCTGCTTGGTGCCCTGGCTTTCGAAAACCAGAAGCCATTCGTTTCTGTGGAAGTGTTCGAAGGCGGAATCGGGGCCTTGGTTGCGCCGTCCGTACCGAAGCGAAATGCCGCTTATACCCTCGGCCGAGAGGCCCTCCTGAACTGGACAGATGAAAAAGGGCGCGTCGTGCCGCTTTCGGCCGGCGATAGGGCTTATGAGGCAATCAGCCACAACGGCGAGATCATCGTAGCGGATGATGCGGCGATCAGCATGGCCGCCTCACATGCCGCCCGCGTTGTGCTCGACATCCTTGACGACAAGCTTGACGATTTCCGGTGGTTGCTGATTGGCTTCCGGAAGGAATGGGCCTTTGACATGCACGGCCATGTGATCGCGCTCGATGTCGGCGGTCCGTCAGAGTGGAATAGCAATACCGAGGATGCCGAGGCCCAGAAATTTGTAATCGAGATTGCCGGAGAATTGCTGGATGCTCTTAAAGCTTTCACCCAGTGA
- a CDS encoding SMODS domain-containing nucleotidyltransferase: MAAKGPSDSPALPEVYMVPNARFLEFLQDIEPSPTTVSNSSKAHTGVRNHLKAHDDFKAKIEGDFLSGSYARNTSIRPKTDADGVVRPDVDIIIVTNYTEDDEPDDVLNDLCAALEDGGDGYVVERINKRSIKLITSLAEMDVVPVIEWGEQYKIPDRESGEWKLTDPPGHITWSRDRNSDFGGRLKPLVKLFKWWRRQNNSGKRPKGFVLEVLTALHAPQNETHYGEAFAQMLENIHKAYAFQAEMDIKPIIYDPSVAGSDILAKVSITQWKAFIAKVKTYADYARKAQSTDNMDDATWYWRKVFGSRFPATETEKVAKASSLLEKAAATAGTSSYVFPDAMAAPTKPRGFA; encoded by the coding sequence TTGGCTGCGAAAGGGCCATCGGACTCGCCCGCACTTCCAGAGGTATATATGGTCCCGAACGCACGTTTTCTCGAGTTTCTGCAAGATATCGAACCCAGCCCCACCACTGTAAGCAATTCATCAAAAGCCCATACGGGCGTCCGTAACCATCTTAAGGCGCACGACGACTTTAAGGCAAAGATCGAGGGAGACTTCCTCTCTGGAAGTTATGCGCGCAACACGTCCATCCGACCCAAGACGGATGCCGACGGCGTCGTGCGTCCTGACGTCGATATCATCATCGTGACCAACTACACGGAAGATGACGAGCCGGACGACGTCCTGAACGATCTGTGCGCCGCTCTCGAGGACGGAGGTGACGGCTACGTGGTCGAACGCATCAACAAGCGGTCGATCAAGCTGATCACGTCCCTTGCCGAAATGGATGTCGTGCCGGTGATCGAATGGGGGGAGCAATACAAGATCCCCGATCGTGAATCGGGCGAATGGAAGCTGACCGACCCGCCGGGCCACATCACCTGGAGCCGCGACCGCAACAGCGATTTCGGCGGACGTCTCAAGCCGCTGGTCAAGCTCTTCAAGTGGTGGCGCCGCCAAAACAACTCAGGCAAGCGGCCTAAGGGGTTCGTGCTCGAGGTCCTGACCGCGCTCCATGCGCCGCAGAACGAAACCCACTACGGTGAGGCCTTCGCCCAGATGCTCGAGAACATCCACAAGGCTTATGCTTTCCAGGCGGAGATGGATATCAAGCCCATCATATATGACCCTTCTGTCGCCGGCAGCGATATCCTTGCGAAGGTGTCGATCACGCAGTGGAAGGCCTTTATAGCCAAGGTGAAAACCTATGCCGACTACGCGCGGAAGGCCCAGTCGACCGACAACATGGACGACGCGACCTGGTACTGGCGCAAGGTGTTCGGCAGCCGGTTCCCGGCGACCGAAACGGAGAAAGTTGCCAAGGCAAGCAGCCTTCTTGAGAAAGCGGCTGCTACGGCAGGCACATCGTCATATGTATTTCCGGATGCCATGGCCGCACCGACCAAGCCGCGCGGATTTGCATGA
- a CDS encoding type II toxin-antitoxin system VapB family antitoxin produces the protein MSEPQLSIRSARAKELAHALARRTGLPMNKLVERALEHYDSELRQQKNRHPIDAVWELAAEGRHGVPADATSAHDDLYDEHGLPK, from the coding sequence ATGTCCGAGCCGCAACTCTCCATTCGCAGCGCCAGGGCGAAGGAACTGGCGCATGCACTGGCGCGCCGCACCGGCCTGCCAATGAACAAGCTCGTCGAACGGGCGCTCGAGCACTACGACAGCGAGCTCAGGCAACAAAAGAACCGCCACCCGATCGATGCGGTCTGGGAGCTCGCCGCCGAAGGCCGGCACGGCGTGCCGGCCGACGCGACCTCCGCCCATGACGATCTTTACGACGAGCATGGCCTGCCCAAATGA
- a CDS encoding type II toxin-antitoxin system VapC family toxin: MIAVDTSAILTVVLDEPEAESFKAVLRQEALLIGWPTLFESRIVLAAKGFSNAGDIVARLTEAPNVTTVTFDGKHYAAAEQGYDRYGKGRHPAALNMGDCYSYAVAAIAKAPLLFKGNDFARTNLKSHPASAVPERENR, from the coding sequence ATGATCGCCGTCGATACCTCCGCCATTCTCACGGTCGTACTCGACGAGCCGGAAGCCGAAAGCTTCAAGGCGGTTTTGCGCCAGGAGGCCCTGCTGATCGGTTGGCCGACCCTGTTCGAAAGCCGGATCGTGCTTGCGGCGAAGGGGTTTTCCAACGCCGGCGACATCGTTGCCCGGCTGACCGAGGCGCCGAACGTCACGACTGTCACCTTCGACGGCAAGCACTACGCGGCGGCCGAGCAAGGTTATGACCGCTATGGCAAGGGCCGGCATCCGGCGGCGCTCAACATGGGCGACTGCTATTCCTATGCGGTCGCCGCAATCGCCAAGGCGCCGCTCTTGTTCAAGGGCAACGATTTTGCCAGGACCAATCTGAAGTCTCATCCGGCGTCAGCGGTACCCGAGCGTGAAAATCGATGA